The following proteins are encoded in a genomic region of Roseofilum reptotaenium CS-1145:
- the efp gene encoding elongation factor P produces the protein MISSNDFRTGVTIELDGSVWRVIEFLHVKPGKGSAFVRTKLKNAQTGSVVERTFRAGETVPQANLEKRTKQFTYREADQFVFMDMETYEESRLNESQIGDRVKYLKEEMEVNVLTWGEKVIEVELPNSVVLEVTETDPGVKGDTATGGTKPATVETGAQVMVPLFISIGEKVKIDTRDDSYLGREK, from the coding sequence ATGATTTCGAGTAACGATTTTAGAACGGGCGTGACCATCGAACTCGATGGCAGTGTATGGCGGGTAATCGAGTTCTTGCACGTTAAACCAGGTAAGGGATCTGCTTTTGTGCGGACGAAGCTGAAGAATGCCCAAACGGGAAGTGTGGTTGAGCGAACCTTCCGCGCGGGTGAAACAGTTCCTCAAGCCAATCTGGAGAAGCGGACGAAGCAGTTTACTTATCGAGAAGCGGATCAGTTTGTGTTCATGGATATGGAGACCTATGAAGAGAGTCGCCTGAATGAATCCCAAATTGGCGATCGCGTGAAATATCTTAAGGAAGAAATGGAAGTTAATGTCCTTACCTGGGGCGAGAAAGTGATAGAGGTGGAATTACCTAATTCTGTTGTTTTAGAAGTGACGGAAACCGATCCCGGAGTTAAGGGAGATACGGCCACTGGAGGAACGAAACCGGCTACCGTAGAGACAGGCGCTCAGGTTATGGTTCCTTTGTTTATCTCCATTGGAGAAAAGGTTAAAATTGATACTCGCGATGATAGCTATTTAGGACGAGAAAAGTAA